A stretch of Castanea sativa cultivar Marrone di Chiusa Pesio chromosome 2, ASM4071231v1 DNA encodes these proteins:
- the LOC142625933 gene encoding putative disease resistance protein At5g66900, translated as MAAAFVGGAALGAAFGEGFTVLHVTVKDVVSKARMFKPILKHLESTLDRLAPTVNEITQPSEQLDLPEVETKSLIEHMEVGEKLVLKCLKIRWWNCWFKLYYSPKLKELVEEIVRFCQLHMQVHSTRNGLRTLVNVNVNLQKVDSVVDRQRVLCTVRDPPDFIVGLDMPMKELKTLLLKEEVQLLLLTAPGGCGKTTLVQMLCQDDQIRGMFGDNILFVNVSKTPNVKVIVQNLLNYKDMQPTFQIQCDEDAIDQLSQLLNHLSPNPILLILDDVWPGSESLPEKFKFDLPNYKILVTSRTAFPRLQFTYHLKPLDDVDAMTLFHHSASLHDENSYIPAEEDAKKIVRGCGGFPLVIKVIGGSLRRQHEVVWHSRLMKWSDGQFYFSSDTELLAHLQKSLEFSNDKVNIKECFMDLGSFPEDQRIPAAALIDMWAELYKLYEDGIQAIANLQELNIRNLASLVMARKDASEVKSYYNEDFVTQHDILRELAIHQSSQESIGQRSRLIINISGNNLPKWWTEQKQQLINARLLSISTDELFSPRWCNIQGSKVEVLVLNFHTKNYTLPEFVEKMDKLKVLIINNYGFFHSKISNFQMLGYLPNLKRIRLEKVSISSLCETLVPLKSLKKISLFMCNIGKAFENCTIQVSDAFPNLTEINFDYCNDLEELPAGLCDIIHLKKVSITNCHKLFALPEEIRKLVNLEVLRLRSCTDLSELPNSIKSLHKLSILDISDCLSIMKLPKHIGELCNLKELNMKGCLRLRTQFPESIMDLEQLKLVVCDEERARLWEPIKEFLTDLKVEVAGKDINLNWLPK; from the exons ATGGCAGCAGCATTTGTGGGTGGGGCTGCTCTTGGGGCAGCATTTGGAGAGGGCTTTACAGTGTTACATGTCACAGTTAAAGATGTGGTAAGCAAAGCCCGTATGTTCAAACCCATTCTTAAACACCTCGAATCCACGTTAGATCGTTTGGCGCCAACGGTCAACGAAATAACACAACCAAGCGAACAGCTTGATCTCCCAGAAGTGGAAACAAAGAGCTTGATTGAACATATGGAAGTGGGAGAGAAGCTGGTTCTCAAGTGCTTGAAAATCCGGTGGTGGAACTGCTGGTTCAAACTATATTACTCCCCTAAACTTAAAGAGTTGGTGGAAGAAATCGTCAGGTTCTGTCAGCTTCATATGCAAGTGCATAGCACAAGGAATGGGTTGAGGACCTTGGTAAATGTGAATGTTAATCTGCAAAAAGTGGATTCGGTTGTGGATAGACAAAGGGTGCTGTGCACGGTTCGAGATCCCCCGGATTTTATAGTCGGGTTGGATATGCCAATGAAGGAGTTGAAGACGCTGCTGTTGAAGGAGGAGGTGCAGCTGCTTCTACTGACTGCTCCTGGAGGATGTGGGAAGACCACATTGGTCCAAATGCTTTGTCAGGATGACCAAATTAGAG GTATGTTTGGGGACAATATTCTCTTTGTGAACGTTTCAAAAACTCCCAATGTGAAGGTCATTGTGCAGAACCTATTAAATTATAAGGATATGCAGCCTACTTTTCAAATTCAATGTGATGAAGATGCAATCGACCAGTTGTCCCAACTGCTGAATCATCTTAGCCCTAATCCTATATTGTTGATCCTAGATGATGTCTGGCCCGGATCAGAATCCCTTCCTGAAAAGTTTAAGTTTGATCTTCCCAATTACAAGATTTTGGTTACTTCAAGAACTGCATTTCCAAGATTGCAATTTACATATCACTTAAAACCACTAGATGATGTTGATGCAATGACTCTTTTTCATCACTCAGCATCCCTACATGATGAGAACTCTTACATTCCAGCAGAAGAAGATGCCAAAAAG ATAGTAAGAGGCTGTGGGGGATTCCCACTAGTCATTAAAGTGATTGGTGGCTCACTGCGTAGGCAGCATGAAGTAGTATGGCACAGTAGACTAATGAAATGGTCTGAtggtcaattttattttagttctgATACAGAGCTGCTTGCTCATCTTCAAAAAAGCCTAGAATTTTCCAATGACAAGGTCAATATCAAAGAGTGTTTCATGGACCTGGGTTCATTTCCCGAAGACCAAAGGATCCCAGCCGCTGCCCTCATAGATATGTGGGCAGAATTGTATAAACTATATGAAGATGGCATCCAAGCCATTGCCAATTTACAAGAACTCAACATTCGAAATCTGGCTAGTCTTGTGATGGCAAG GAAAGATGCAAGTGAGGTCAAAAGCTATTATAATGAAGACTTTGTCACACAACATGATATTCTTAGAGAGCTTGCTATACATCAGAGCAGCCAGGAGTCTATAGGACAAAGGTCAAGACTGATTATTAACATAAGTGGAAACAATCTACCGAAGTGGTGGACAGAACAAAAACAGCAACTCATTAATGCTCGCCTATTATCTATCTCAACAG ATGAATTATTCTCGCCCAGGTGGTGCAACATTCAAGGATCCAAAGTTGaggttttagttttgaattttcataCAAAGAATTATACATTACCTGAGTTTGTGGAGAAAATGGATAAACTCAAGGTTTTGATAATCAACAATTATGGTTTCTTTCATTCCAAAATAAGCAATTTTCAAATGCTTGGGTATCTACCCAATTTAAAAAGAATCAGATTAGAGAAGGTTTCAATTTCTTCGCTTTGCGAGACCCTTGTACCATTGAAGAGTTTGAAGAAAATATCCTTGTTTATGTGTAATATTGGTAAGGCTTTTGAGAATTGTACAATTCAGGTTTCAGAtgcatttccaaatttgacggAGATAAACTTTGACTATTGCAATGATCTGGAGGAATTGCCTGCTGGGCTGTGTGATATCATCCACCTCAAAAAAGTCAGCATCACCAACTGTCATAAGTTGTTTGCACTGCCAGAAGAAATTAGAAAGCTGGTGAATTTAGAAGTGCTAAGGCTTAGGTCATGTACTGATTTGTCAGAGCTACCAAATTCAATCAAAAGCCTCCATAAGTTAAGCATTCTAGACATATCTGACTGCCTAAGCATTATGAAGTTGCCAAAACACATTGGTGAGTTGTGTAATTTAAAAGAGCTCAATATGAAAGGGTGCTTAAGATTGCGTACTCAATTTCCAGAATCAATAATGGATCTTGAGCAGTTAAAGCTGGTGGTATGTGACGAAGAGAGGGCCAGGTTATGGGAGCCTATCAAGGAATTCCTCACCGACCTCAAGGTAGAGGTGGCTGGAAAAGATATTAACTTGAATTGGCTTCCCAAATGA